The stretch of DNA GGCTACTCAAAATTTGAAATGGAGTGAGAGCAATGAGGATTTAAAAATTATTATTATTGCGGGGAATGAAGAGTTTACGCAAGGTACTGTTGATTACAAAAAGGCTTGTAAGGGAGCGATTACGAATGGAATTGTTGTTAATACGATTTATTGTGGTGATTGTGAAGAGGGGATTCGTTATTGGTGGAAAGATGGTGCAGATCGTGCCGATGGCAAATATATGTGTATCAATCAAAACGATCAAGTTGCTCATATTGAAACGCCTTATGATAAAGAAATTAGTACATTAAATGACGAATTAAACAAAACGTACATTGCATTTGGTAGCGCAGGTAAAGATAGACAGGCTCGTCAGTTGAAGCAGGATGCGAATGCTGATTCTTATGGTATGGCTAACAAAGCAGAACGAGCTATTTCTAAATCTAAAAAATCAACTTACAATAATGCTGCTTGGGATGCAGTAGATGCTGTTGCTGAGGATGAGGAATTTATCGTAAAATTGGAAGAGGAGCAATTGCCAGAGGAAATGAAAAAAATGACGATGGAAGAACGCAAAAATTATGTGGAAGAAAAAGCAAAGGAACGTGAAGAGATTCAGCGTAAAATCCAAGAAGCTGCTAAAAAGCGTACTGCTTTTATTACCGAAAAACACAAGGAAGCAGCAGGTGATGAAAAAAATACATTGGATGCTGTTATGTTGAAAGCCGTTAGAGAACAGGCAGAAAAGCAGAAATTTAAGTTTGAGAAATAAAAAATTAAGCAGAAATAAACTTAGTTATTTTTAAATGTATAATTATTTGATAAACTGGTGATTTTGTTGCTTGGGTTGTGTGGAATCTCATATTCATACAACCCAAGCAACTTTTTTGAAATTTTGTAGTTGCTGTTTAAGAACTATAAAAAACGTTTACGAAGCTCAGGACTAGGCATCATGCAACTATCTTTTTCGCCAAACCAACGATATCGATTTCTCCCAATCCAACGATAAATAGGATGTCGGATAAAGGAAGGCACCAATAAAAAAATCGATAAAATAGGCCATAAACCCGATAATTTTCGAGCAATTCGCAGAGGAGCCGTAGAATAAGTATAGGCTTTCCCATGCTCAATTAACACAACCGTATCCAAAGCATCTAAGGGAAGCTTATATTGTTCCAATAAGGCTTTGCCTTTCTCCGATTGTAAGGCTCCAAATTTAAAATAGTTCTTAGCATCACGCTTAATAACGAACTGTACAGAGTGGTTACACAAATTGCATACCCCATCAAAAAGCACGATAGCTGTTGGATTATCTACCATAAACACCATTAGAATTTAAGATTGTGTTTAAATTTTACATTACTCCGTTGATTTTATTAAACTTAAAAAAGCTGGCTCGCAAGCACTTGTTTTAAGTAGTTATTTGGCAAATCGTGTGGAAATAATAGAACACAATGGCTGTTGCTTTTAATTATGATCACATGATTTGTCAAAGAACGAAAAAATTTAGAAAGACTCTAACCATTATCCTCAAATTTATCAGGCAGTTGTTTACTCGTTTTAGCCCCCAATTCTTTTAGTTTGGTTGCTCTGCCAATCAAATTCCCTTTTCCAAATTGTAGTTTCTTCATGGCTTCATTATAGGATTGTTCTACCGTTTGGATCTTAGCTCCAATTTGCTCTAAATCTCCCACAAAATTAACAAACTTATCATACATTCTCCCTGCTTGTTGGGCGATCTCTAAGGCATGACGGTTTTGGTTTTCTTGTTGCCAAACATTAGAAATTGTTCTTGTTGTAACCAATAAGGTCATAGGGCTAACAATGATAACATTTTGTTCGAAGGCTTGATAAAATAGATTATGATCATTTTGCATAGCCAACGCAAAAGCAGCCTCTAAGGGAACAAACATTAAAACAAAATCCACGGTATTCAGTTCATGGATTTGTTGGTATTTTTTGACACTCAGTTCTTTAACGTGTTTTTTGACAGAGGTTAGATGCTCTTTGAGTGCCTTTTGAGCTTCGACATCTGTAGCAGCAGAACAAAAACGTTCGTAAGCGGTCAAACTCATTTTGGAATCGATTACAAGGTGTTTTTTATTCGGTAGATTTAGAATTAAATCTGGAAATTGATGGCGACCCTCTTCACTGAGATAATGACTTTGGGTAAAGTATTCAGCATCCTTTCTCAAACCTGATTTTTCAAGGATACGTTCAAGGATTAACTCTCCCCAATTGCCCTGTGTTTTGGCTTCTCCTTTTAGAGCATTAGTAAGGTTTCGAGTCTCTTCATTCATCTGTTGGTTCAACTGAGTGAGGTTCCGAATTTGCTCCTTTAGTGTTGCTCTATCCTTGGTTTGATCGCTATAATAGTACTCTACTTTTTGTTCAAAAGATAGTAATTTTTCTTGCAAGGGTTTTAGTAGATTATCTAAGTTTTCTTGGTTTTGAGTCGTAAACTTTTGGCTTTTTTCCTCTAGTAATAGATTGGCAGTATTTGAAAATTCTAAGCGCAACTGTTCTTGAATCTGCTGTAAATTTTTATCTTGATCTTTTAACTTCTCTTTCTGGTTATAAATAATCTGTTCTTGACCAGCTAGGGCTTTATTTAGGTCAATACACTCAATTTCCTTATCTTCTAGCGTATGCTCTAATTTTTCAATTCTAGCTAAAACACTTTGATGCACTTCACGAAGTATATATTTATTATCATCAGAAGTCTTGCTATTTTTGGTTTTTAGAATGCCAATTAAATAACCTAATAATAATCCAATAAAAATTCCAATTCCTAAATAAAGTAATTCCATATAAGTGTTTTAATATAATACTCTGCTGATTAGTTGGTGCGCTAACGCTTATGAGCTCGCAGGACTCGGTTCACTATGTTCATTCACTAAGCTGCTCGTTCATTATATTCATGGTTATGAAATAGTTGTTTAGTTTTTAGTTCGCTATGCTCATGAGATAGTTAACAAAAACATCTTGCACGAATTTGATAGCGGAATAATGTTAATAAAAAATCAGCTATAAATTGTAGTTGAATGCTTTGTGTTGTATCTCATTAAGCGGCATTCAAAATAGTCGCAAAATGGATATTTTAAAAAGCAATTCAGTGCTTATTTTGAATGGCTAACGATCAATTTAACCCTTAGAATTGGAGTATTTCTAGCGAGCATAAAATACGTAAGTTTTAAAGAATTGTTATCAATTTAAAAACTTATTTTAGTGAAAAATAAAACTTAAATAATTCTTTAATAAAGAATGCTTATTGAGCGTTCTTTGTTTCTAAATTGAAATAGAGTTGTTAAACTTAATCTAAAACTTTAAGTTTGAGGATAAATAATAATAAAGCTGTGATGAAAAAAGAAGTTTCTTGGAATTGCCTGAATAGTTTTAATCCATTGTTGTGGCGATTTATTTGTTTTTTAATCGTTGTAATAGGGGCAAGGGCAGAAAGTTTGGCTCAAAATTCTACTCCATTAAAACAAATAGATGTTGTTTTTGGAAAAGGAGAATTTGATAGCGCTGCTAAACAATATGCAAATTTAGCAAAATCCTCAACGGCTAAGAAAGAGGTATATATACAAGCCTTGGTTACCGAGGCGTTGTCTAAAATTAACCTTGGAAAACAAGGGAAGGTTTTTGAATTATTAAAAGAGGCTGAGTTAACCGCAGCCGAATTAGACCAGTTGTCACAAGTCGTGCAGGCACGCCTAAATATTGTTTTGGGCAAATATCATCTGGTCTATAAAGAATATGATTTGGCCGTACCTTTATTGGATGAAGGGCATGAGATTAGTCAGAAAGTAGGAGCTGATTTGTCGGCTCCAATGCATATTGAGTTAAACAAATCGCTAGGGGATTTATATTATGATCGAGCTGATTATCCTAAAGCTTTGGAATATTATAACCAAGCTATAGCTGTTGCAGAGGAACAGCCTCATGAAGAAGTGAATTATAAGCAGTTGGCAGATATGAAAATTTTGGCGGGCGAAGTGTACGACAAAGTTTTGGAGCCTAATGAGGCAATTGATCGGTACCAAAAAGTGTTGAGCCAAAAAGATACCTTACTCAAAGATGATCCAGAGCGAGCAGGTGAATTATATTATCGTTTGGGTGGGGTTTATTTTAGACGAAAAGACTATGATGCAGCAGAGATTTATTTGGACAAAGCTCTAAAATATGACCTTACTGAAGGAGAAAACTCGGATGCAAAATTTATGCTTTCTACCATTTATTTTGATAGAGAAAAGTACGATTTAGCATTGATTTTAAATGGTAGTGCCTTAAATAGTTGGAGTCCTCAAAAAAATAAACTTCCAGAAGAAAATTTCAAAGCATTTTTGCAGTTTGGAAAACTAAGTAGCAAACAAACCAATTCTGTGCAAGCTAAGGCTAGTTATAAAAAAATGACCCAACGGAATGAGGGGTGGTCTTTGGAGGAAGAATTGACCAATATTAAAGAGGAAAAGATTACCTATTTGCCAGAACCCAATTTATCAGATAACCATAATATCTCTTTATTAAGTTACCATGAATCTAGTTTGGTTATTCCCGAATTAAAACCCAATAAACAGGTTATTGCCGAAATAGATGTCCAGATGGCAAAAGGGGCGCTGTTTTTTAAAACCAAAAACTATGCACGTGCCAAAGGGCATTTTGAGAAGGCTTTGGGATTGATGAAGACCATTTATGCTAAAAAACACCCCATGGTGGTTGAGGCTTCTAGATCCTTGAGTGAGGTCTATTTAGAAGAAAAAATATATGGGGAAGCAATGGGGTTTATTGATAAGGCTTTAGAGGCTTGTCTTGAGGAAGGGCAGCCCTTTAACCCCAATGATGTGCCTGCTATTGATCAGGCAAAATTTCCTTTAGAACTACTGTATGCAATTGGAACAAAGGGAAAGGTATTAAAGGGATTGTATAGCAAAAATAAGGACACCAAAACATTGGTACAGGCTCTAGCCATGTTTGATGCGACCATCAAATTATTGAATAAATTGCGTAGAACCTACCGAAAAGAAGGGTCTAAATACCAGTTAGCACGTTTGGCACAGGAATTTAGCGAACAAGCTGCTTTGGTTTGTTATGAATTACACCTTGCTACACAGGAAGAACGATATTTGCATAGGGCTTTTGATTATGTCGAAATTGCAAAAGGATCACTTTTGTTAGAGGCGCTTCGAGATTTAAAAGCTCGAAAAATAGCCAACATCCCCGATTCTATTATACAAAAAGAAAATCAGCAAAAAATAGAAATTGCGTACTTAAAAGGTGAAATTTATTATGAAATTAAGCAAGGAAAATATAAAGATATAGAGCGTTTGGTAGCACTAGAAAAACAGCTAAAAGATATTACTAAAGTGCACGAAAAGTTGGTTGTTTTTTTAGAAAAAAAATACCCCAAGTATTTTGATCTTAAATACAATTATTCCACCGCATCGATTTCCGATATTCAACAGGTACTAAAAGAGGAGGAAATGATGGTGGATTACCTAATGTTAGACTCTGCAATTTTAGTTTTTACCATTGACCAAACAACTGCTGTTTGCCATTTAGTGCCCCATAATATAGGGCTGACAAATGTTAGGATTGCAAAGTTTTTAAAAGCTATTCGCAAAAATGAAATGCAGGAATTAGTATACAATGGCAATAGCTTATATGAGCTGTTGATCACTCCGTTGAGCAATCGAATTCTTAATAAGGATTTAATTGTCATTCCAGATGGTTTGCTCAATAATATTCCATTTGGTATTCTTCCCATGGCTGGAAAGGACGACCTACAGTATATGAATGAAGCGTATGCATTTTGTTACAATTATTCGGCAACTATTTATTTAGCAAGTCAGGATCTTTTAATTCATAGTAATATACCTAAAAAAATTATAGGATTTGCCCCAGATTTTGGATTAATAGATTCGATGCTCAATCAAAACGAAGATTATTCAAAGGTCGTAGGTGAGTTAGGACTAGAACCGCTCACTTATGCTGCTCAAGAAGTTAAAGTTTTGGAACAGTTATTTACCCAAAATAGCCTGGGAGTTGTTGGAGGGCAAGCCACAGAAACTTTTTTTAAAGAAACAGCCAACCAGTATGGAGTATTGCACTTTGCTACCCATGGGATTGTCAACCATAGCGACCCTATGTTTTCTAGCTTGGCTTTTATTACAGATGATAAAAACGATGGCTTATTGCATACGCACGAATTGTTTGGGTTGGAACTAAACGCAGAATTGGTAACCTTAAGTGCATGTAATTCGGGAGTAGGGAAACTTTATGCGGGAGAGGGCGTAATGAGTATTGCTAGAGGGTTTGCTTATAGTGGTGCCCCTAATATGATTATGACGCTTTGGCCTGTTTCTGATCAAGCTACTCAAGTTATTATGGAGGGTTTTTATCAACATTTAAAAAATGGTCTGCCTAAGCACAAAGCTCTTCAACAAGCAAAGCTGGATTTTATTAGAGAATACCGACTAGAGACCCGAACACCTCAATTGTGGGGAGGGTTAATTGTTGTTGGTAATACCGATGAAGTAGCTTGTTTGGTGGAAGAAAATAGCAGTTTATGGTGGTTGTGGATAGCGGT from Aureispira anguillae encodes:
- a CDS encoding vWA domain-containing protein, with product MFKLISILSIWFSALCVPTAELNQPTNEQAPDRTAKIQVALLLDTSGSMDGLIEQAKSQLWKMVNELATSKKGGKAPAIELALYEYGKSSLPQGKGYLQQLVPLTTDLDLVSEKLFGLQTNGGDEYCGWVIQEATQNLKWSESNEDLKIIIIAGNEEFTQGTVDYKKACKGAITNGIVVNTIYCGDCEEGIRYWWKDGADRADGKYMCINQNDQVAHIETPYDKEISTLNDELNKTYIAFGSAGKDRQARQLKQDANADSYGMANKAERAISKSKKSTYNNAAWDAVDAVAEDEEFIVKLEEEQLPEEMKKMTMEERKNYVEEKAKEREEIQRKIQEAAKKRTAFITEKHKEAAGDEKNTLDAVMLKAVREQAEKQKFKFEK
- a CDS encoding thiol-disulfide oxidoreductase DCC family protein translates to MVDNPTAIVLFDGVCNLCNHSVQFVIKRDAKNYFKFGALQSEKGKALLEQYKLPLDALDTVVLIEHGKAYTYSTAPLRIARKLSGLWPILSIFLLVPSFIRHPIYRWIGRNRYRWFGEKDSCMMPSPELRKRFL
- a CDS encoding DNA recombination protein RmuC; translated protein: MELLYLGIGIFIGLLLGYLIGILKTKNSKTSDDNKYILREVHQSVLARIEKLEHTLEDKEIECIDLNKALAGQEQIIYNQKEKLKDQDKNLQQIQEQLRLEFSNTANLLLEEKSQKFTTQNQENLDNLLKPLQEKLLSFEQKVEYYYSDQTKDRATLKEQIRNLTQLNQQMNEETRNLTNALKGEAKTQGNWGELILERILEKSGLRKDAEYFTQSHYLSEEGRHQFPDLILNLPNKKHLVIDSKMSLTAYERFCSAATDVEAQKALKEHLTSVKKHVKELSVKKYQQIHELNTVDFVLMFVPLEAAFALAMQNDHNLFYQAFEQNVIIVSPMTLLVTTRTISNVWQQENQNRHALEIAQQAGRMYDKFVNFVGDLEQIGAKIQTVEQSYNEAMKKLQFGKGNLIGRATKLKELGAKTSKQLPDKFEDNG
- a CDS encoding CHAT domain-containing protein; translated protein: MKKEVSWNCLNSFNPLLWRFICFLIVVIGARAESLAQNSTPLKQIDVVFGKGEFDSAAKQYANLAKSSTAKKEVYIQALVTEALSKINLGKQGKVFELLKEAELTAAELDQLSQVVQARLNIVLGKYHLVYKEYDLAVPLLDEGHEISQKVGADLSAPMHIELNKSLGDLYYDRADYPKALEYYNQAIAVAEEQPHEEVNYKQLADMKILAGEVYDKVLEPNEAIDRYQKVLSQKDTLLKDDPERAGELYYRLGGVYFRRKDYDAAEIYLDKALKYDLTEGENSDAKFMLSTIYFDREKYDLALILNGSALNSWSPQKNKLPEENFKAFLQFGKLSSKQTNSVQAKASYKKMTQRNEGWSLEEELTNIKEEKITYLPEPNLSDNHNISLLSYHESSLVIPELKPNKQVIAEIDVQMAKGALFFKTKNYARAKGHFEKALGLMKTIYAKKHPMVVEASRSLSEVYLEEKIYGEAMGFIDKALEACLEEGQPFNPNDVPAIDQAKFPLELLYAIGTKGKVLKGLYSKNKDTKTLVQALAMFDATIKLLNKLRRTYRKEGSKYQLARLAQEFSEQAALVCYELHLATQEERYLHRAFDYVEIAKGSLLLEALRDLKARKIANIPDSIIQKENQQKIEIAYLKGEIYYEIKQGKYKDIERLVALEKQLKDITKVHEKLVVFLEKKYPKYFDLKYNYSTASISDIQQVLKEEEMMVDYLMLDSAILVFTIDQTTAVCHLVPHNIGLTNVRIAKFLKAIRKNEMQELVYNGNSLYELLITPLSNRILNKDLIVIPDGLLNNIPFGILPMAGKDDLQYMNEAYAFCYNYSATIYLASQDLLIHSNIPKKIIGFAPDFGLIDSMLNQNEDYSKVVGELGLEPLTYAAQEVKVLEQLFTQNSLGVVGGQATETFFKETANQYGVLHFATHGIVNHSDPMFSSLAFITDDKNDGLLHTHELFGLELNAELVTLSACNSGVGKLYAGEGVMSIARGFAYSGAPNMIMTLWPVSDQATQVIMEGFYQHLKNGLPKHKALQQAKLDFIREYRLETRTPQLWGGLIVVGNTDEVACLVEENSSLWWLWIAVGSFAFLVAFFFWKRNKKHKL